In Paraburkholderia bryophila, a single genomic region encodes these proteins:
- a CDS encoding MarR family winged helix-turn-helix transcriptional regulator translates to MKDSAKAGLEQFLTYRLHVLNKLAERGISERYQDKLGVTLPEARVIASVGSFGPFSIMELARHANLDKSQASRAAEALIKQGLVKREPSAEDGRVVLVSLTPEGRALYRKVMPIARKWNGDLFDCLDEQEKVAFGHALDKIIETMMAREE, encoded by the coding sequence ATGAAGGACTCCGCCAAAGCCGGGCTCGAGCAGTTCCTCACGTACCGCCTGCATGTGCTCAACAAGCTTGCCGAGCGTGGCATCAGCGAGCGCTATCAGGACAAGCTCGGCGTGACCTTGCCTGAGGCGCGCGTGATTGCATCGGTGGGCTCGTTTGGACCGTTCTCGATCATGGAACTGGCGCGGCACGCCAACCTCGACAAGAGTCAGGCGAGCCGCGCGGCGGAAGCGTTGATCAAACAGGGGCTCGTGAAACGCGAGCCGAGTGCCGAAGACGGCCGCGTCGTGCTGGTCTCACTGACCCCGGAGGGTCGCGCGCTGTACCGGAAGGTGATGCCGATCGCGCGCAAGTGGAACGGCGATCTGTTCGATTGCCTCGACGAGCAGGAAAAAGTCGCGTTCGGCCATGCCCTCGACAAAATCATCGAAACGATGATGGCGCGCGAGGAGTGA
- a CDS encoding DUF3999 domain-containing protein encodes MKRVLKLTGWCCAFVFAWASAPASAADNFAERFALQLDNGAAYYSVTLPAAVYAASQRSDLGDVRVFDSAGEAMPYSIEIPRDAARSAPTLRSVNWFPLPSSVPGASGAPFGVAMTADGSLRATAAPPAREQHDTDLIDAGRAARAGRVSALLVHLRDDNYQGRVTVEASDDLRHWQPAGDAQLLKVNANGSALSQDRIELDGAQARYLRLHWLDGTPYVESIDMEVQAVAVHAQRADAQRTWREGIVAHAGPKPGEYFFATGGAYPVDRLRLNLPQPDTVAPAVVYSRTGLDAPWREVSSATLFRLHNGTVEQSNPSLSFAPDTDRQWRVVVDTHNGGLGNGALTVAAGWRPATLLFAAHGAAPFTLSVGSAASVSAAVSRDEVLAGASSVAATARVGDALSLSLAPDADAQPAPPDARRRYLIWAALLLGVGSLAALAWRLARGARAHAQVGGASGAMASGLPVESGAMNAPADDADAARSGVNANANAKGDGKA; translated from the coding sequence ATGAAGCGTGTCCTGAAACTGACCGGCTGGTGTTGTGCGTTCGTGTTCGCGTGGGCATCGGCGCCAGCGTCGGCTGCCGACAATTTCGCAGAGCGTTTTGCGCTGCAACTCGACAACGGCGCGGCTTATTACAGCGTGACGTTGCCCGCCGCCGTCTACGCGGCGAGCCAACGCAGCGATCTGGGCGACGTGCGCGTCTTCGACAGCGCCGGCGAAGCCATGCCGTACTCGATCGAGATACCACGCGACGCCGCGCGCAGCGCGCCCACGTTGCGGTCGGTGAACTGGTTTCCGTTGCCGTCGTCCGTGCCCGGTGCGTCCGGCGCGCCATTCGGCGTGGCGATGACCGCCGACGGCTCGCTGCGCGCCACTGCGGCCCCGCCGGCCCGCGAACAGCACGACACGGATCTGATCGACGCGGGGCGTGCGGCGCGCGCGGGTCGGGTGAGCGCGTTGCTCGTCCACCTGCGGGACGACAATTACCAGGGGCGCGTCACGGTCGAAGCCAGCGACGACTTGCGCCATTGGCAACCCGCCGGCGATGCGCAACTGCTCAAGGTCAACGCCAACGGCAGCGCGCTGAGCCAGGATCGTATCGAACTGGACGGCGCGCAGGCGCGCTATCTGCGCCTGCATTGGCTCGACGGCACGCCCTATGTCGAGTCGATCGATATGGAAGTGCAGGCCGTCGCCGTCCACGCGCAACGCGCCGACGCGCAGCGGACGTGGCGCGAAGGCATCGTCGCTCATGCCGGGCCGAAGCCGGGCGAGTATTTCTTCGCGACGGGCGGCGCGTATCCGGTCGACCGTCTGCGTCTGAATTTGCCGCAGCCCGATACGGTGGCGCCGGCGGTTGTCTATTCGCGCACGGGGCTGGACGCGCCGTGGCGCGAAGTGTCGAGCGCGACGCTGTTCCGCTTGCACAACGGCACGGTCGAGCAAAGCAATCCGTCGCTCTCTTTCGCGCCCGATACCGATCGTCAATGGCGGGTGGTGGTCGATACGCACAATGGCGGACTGGGTAACGGCGCCTTGACGGTGGCGGCTGGCTGGCGTCCGGCGACACTGCTTTTCGCCGCGCATGGGGCCGCGCCGTTCACGCTGTCGGTGGGGAGTGCCGCGAGCGTGTCGGCGGCGGTGAGTCGGGATGAGGTGTTGGCGGGCGCGTCGTCGGTTGCGGCGACGGCGCGTGTGGGCGACGCGCTATCGCTATCGCTTGCGCCGGACGCCGATGCCCAGCCCGCGCCACCGGATGCGCGGCGTCGCTACCTGATATGGGCGGCGTTGTTGCTGGGGGTGGGTTCGCTCGCGGCGCTCGCATGGCGGCTCGCACGCGGTGCTCGCGCACATGCGCAAGTTGGCGGGGCGAGTGGCGCGATGGCAAGTGGTTTGCCCGTCGAATCCGGAGCAATGAACGCTCCGGCTGATGATGCGGATGCCGCGCGGTCCGGCGTCAACGCCAATGCCAACGCCAAAGGTGACGGCAAAGCCTGA
- a CDS encoding squalene/phytoene synthase family protein produces MNFDDYCQQKAAPPGSGTYYALRQASAKSRPLLTALFALRREFEETVKETSDPTIGRTKLAWWQNELAALASGSPSHPVSKALAAYLPDVKAAYPALQNLLAGFEMDLDQARYLDYPNLRRYVQGVGGTFAALVARAATRRAADSEQASSWSTPLGDALLLAQLVVETGNDARHGRIYIPIDEMQRFNVTAADLINRKYTDAFTDLMRFETTRAREALHAALAAVPAAERRAQRTLLALAALALALLDEIERDGYHVLHQRIALTPVRKLWIAWRAK; encoded by the coding sequence GTGAATTTCGACGACTATTGCCAGCAGAAAGCGGCACCCCCCGGATCGGGCACCTACTACGCGCTGCGTCAGGCGTCCGCGAAAAGCCGGCCGTTGCTCACCGCGCTGTTCGCGCTACGCCGCGAGTTCGAGGAAACGGTCAAGGAGACCAGCGATCCGACCATCGGCCGGACGAAACTCGCGTGGTGGCAAAACGAATTGGCCGCGCTGGCCTCGGGCTCGCCGTCGCATCCTGTGTCGAAGGCGTTGGCTGCGTATCTGCCCGACGTGAAGGCGGCGTATCCCGCGCTGCAGAACTTGCTCGCCGGCTTCGAGATGGACCTCGACCAGGCGCGCTATCTCGACTATCCGAATCTGCGGCGCTATGTGCAAGGCGTCGGCGGCACGTTCGCCGCGCTGGTGGCGCGCGCGGCGACAAGGCGCGCCGCGGACAGCGAACAAGCTTCGAGCTGGTCCACGCCGCTCGGCGACGCGCTGCTGCTCGCGCAGCTCGTGGTCGAGACCGGCAACGATGCCCGCCACGGCCGCATCTATATTCCGATCGACGAGATGCAGCGCTTCAACGTGACCGCGGCGGATCTGATCAATCGAAAATATACCGATGCGTTCACCGACCTGATGCGCTTCGAGACCACTCGCGCGCGCGAGGCGTTGCATGCCGCGCTCGCTGCCGTGCCTGCTGCCGAGCGTCGCGCACAGCGCACGCTGCTCGCGCTCGCCGCGCTCGCGCTGGCGCTGCTGGATGAGATTGAACGCGATGGTTATCACGTGCTGCATCAGCGCATCGCGTTGACGCCGGTTCGCAAGCTGTGGATCGCGTGGCGCGCGAAGTAG
- a CDS encoding DUF1501 domain-containing protein, giving the protein MKRRSFLSMGAAASATLWLPRAFGAQLDGLGASRARGYDNLLILVELKGGNDGLNTVIPFADPAYYQLRKNIGIKREQGIQLDERTALHPSLQPLMPLWHSQQLAIVQGVSYAQPNLSHFRSIEIWDTASRSDQYLREGWLTRAFAQSPVPPGFAADGVVIGSAEMGPLANGARAIALVNPAQFVKASRLATPVSLHERNPELAHILDVENDIVKAADRLRPTQGQAQLKTVFPGGAFGSSIKTAMQVLAAGDTSQEKPKSGQGVAVIRLTLNGFDTHQNQPGQQAALLKQLAEGFASMKSALTELGRWDDTLVMTYAEFGRRPRENQSNGTDHGTVAPHFVMGGRVRGGLYGVPPVLARLDGNGNLPVGVDFRQLYATVLGPWWGLDASAILQQRFEPLPLLRA; this is encoded by the coding sequence ATGAAACGACGCAGCTTTCTCTCGATGGGCGCCGCCGCGAGCGCGACGCTCTGGCTGCCTCGCGCGTTCGGCGCGCAGCTCGATGGCCTCGGCGCCTCGCGGGCTCGCGGCTACGACAACCTGCTGATCCTCGTCGAACTGAAAGGCGGCAACGACGGCTTGAACACCGTGATCCCGTTCGCCGATCCGGCTTACTATCAGTTGCGCAAGAACATCGGCATCAAACGCGAGCAGGGCATTCAGCTCGACGAGCGCACGGCCCTGCATCCGTCGCTGCAGCCGTTGATGCCGCTCTGGCACAGCCAGCAACTGGCGATCGTGCAAGGCGTGAGCTACGCGCAACCGAACCTCTCGCATTTCCGTTCGATCGAGATCTGGGACACCGCCTCGCGCTCCGACCAGTATCTGCGCGAAGGCTGGCTGACCCGCGCGTTTGCACAATCGCCGGTGCCGCCCGGTTTTGCCGCCGACGGCGTAGTGATCGGCAGCGCCGAAATGGGACCGCTCGCGAATGGCGCGCGCGCGATCGCGCTGGTCAATCCGGCGCAGTTCGTCAAGGCTTCGCGCCTCGCGACGCCGGTCTCGCTACACGAACGCAACCCGGAACTCGCGCATATTCTCGACGTTGAAAACGACATCGTGAAAGCGGCGGACCGGCTGCGTCCCACGCAAGGTCAGGCGCAGTTGAAGACGGTGTTTCCCGGCGGCGCGTTCGGCAGCTCGATCAAAACGGCAATGCAGGTTTTAGCGGCCGGCGATACGTCGCAGGAAAAACCGAAGAGCGGGCAGGGCGTCGCCGTGATCCGTCTGACGCTGAACGGCTTCGACACGCACCAGAACCAGCCGGGTCAGCAGGCGGCGCTGCTCAAACAATTGGCGGAAGGTTTCGCGTCGATGAAGTCGGCGCTGACCGAGCTCGGCCGCTGGGACGACACGCTGGTGATGACCTATGCCGAGTTCGGGCGCCGTCCGCGTGAGAATCAGAGCAACGGCACGGACCATGGGACCGTGGCGCCGCACTTCGTGATGGGTGGGCGCGTGCGCGGCGGGTTGTACGGCGTGCCGCCGGTTCTCGCGCGACTCGACGGCAATGGCAACCTGCCGGTCGGCGTGGATTTCCGGCAGCTTTATGCGACGGTGTTGGGGCCGTGGTGGGGGCTCGACGCGTCGGCGATTTTGCAGCAGAGGTTCGAGCCGTTGCCGTTATTGCGTGCGTGA
- a CDS encoding DUF1800 domain-containing protein, whose protein sequence is MQQQGTPRVPHAKHRATASAAADTSDSEQGLLDADDARFFLTRVGFAPDNAEVAQYVGLTRAQAVDKVLAGTRTETLTPLPEWVLEPIPTREIRKTWSDDQRRDEQRLRGQRYDALRAWWVREMLTTPSPLTERMTLFWANHFTSGQDKVGYPQQMAQQNMLLRRDALGNFGEMLHDVAKDPAMLQYLDGASNRKGKPNENFAREVMELFTLGEGHYTQRDVSEAARAYTGWSLDPDTQAYVWRANQHDDGEKTVLGEAGPFDGDQVLDILLARPDTATFVTSKLWREFVSDTPDPARIAPIAAQFRASHYDIKVALRGLFMSEAFWDDDDRGVLVKSPAEFVVGTLRAFDIGYDNTAPFAAEIRNLGENLFYPPNVKGWPGGTTWINSSTLLARKQFVEQLFRATEAARPRPMSKPVNGAMSGKVAASGAPASGMAGNSPLQRVIARTGQNAQGGVRFDIDTWLAHYNTAPTAKPGLSAELQLQHAVLPLTPVDAIETDSTASAYLEALLMDPAYQLK, encoded by the coding sequence GTGCAGCAGCAGGGCACGCCTCGTGTTCCGCACGCGAAGCATCGGGCCACGGCATCGGCGGCTGCCGATACTTCCGACAGCGAGCAAGGCCTGCTCGATGCCGACGACGCGCGCTTCTTCCTGACGCGTGTCGGCTTCGCACCGGACAACGCCGAGGTCGCCCAATACGTGGGACTCACGCGCGCTCAGGCCGTCGACAAGGTGCTCGCGGGCACTCGAACCGAAACGCTGACGCCGCTGCCCGAGTGGGTGCTCGAACCGATTCCGACGCGCGAGATCCGTAAAACGTGGAGCGACGATCAGCGCCGCGACGAGCAACGTCTGCGTGGCCAGCGCTACGACGCGTTACGCGCATGGTGGGTACGTGAGATGCTCACCACGCCGTCGCCGCTGACCGAGCGCATGACGCTGTTCTGGGCCAATCACTTCACGTCGGGGCAGGACAAGGTCGGGTATCCGCAGCAGATGGCGCAGCAGAACATGCTGTTGCGCCGTGACGCGCTCGGCAACTTCGGCGAGATGCTGCACGACGTCGCGAAAGATCCGGCGATGCTGCAATACCTCGACGGCGCGAGCAATCGCAAGGGTAAGCCCAATGAGAATTTCGCCCGTGAAGTGATGGAGTTGTTCACGTTAGGCGAAGGCCATTACACGCAGCGCGATGTGTCGGAAGCCGCGCGCGCATACACGGGCTGGAGTCTCGATCCCGACACGCAGGCCTATGTGTGGCGCGCGAACCAGCACGACGATGGCGAGAAGACGGTGCTCGGCGAGGCCGGTCCGTTCGACGGCGATCAGGTGCTCGACATTCTGCTCGCGCGGCCGGACACAGCCACCTTCGTCACGAGCAAGCTGTGGCGCGAATTCGTGTCCGATACGCCGGACCCGGCGCGCATTGCGCCGATCGCGGCGCAGTTCCGCGCGAGTCACTACGACATCAAGGTCGCGCTGCGCGGCCTTTTCATGAGCGAAGCGTTCTGGGACGACGACGATCGCGGCGTGCTCGTGAAGTCGCCGGCGGAGTTCGTGGTGGGCACGCTGCGCGCGTTCGATATTGGTTACGACAACACCGCGCCGTTCGCCGCGGAGATCCGTAACCTCGGCGAAAACCTGTTTTATCCGCCGAACGTCAAAGGCTGGCCGGGCGGAACGACCTGGATCAACAGTTCGACGTTGCTGGCTCGCAAGCAGTTTGTTGAGCAATTGTTCCGCGCGACGGAGGCCGCGAGGCCGCGGCCGATGAGCAAGCCGGTGAACGGTGCGATGAGCGGCAAGGTCGCTGCAAGTGGCGCACCGGCTAGCGGCATGGCAGGTAATTCGCCGTTACAACGTGTGATCGCGCGAACGGGTCAAAACGCGCAAGGCGGCGTACGCTTCGATATCGACACGTGGCTCGCGCATTACAACACCGCGCCGACGGCGAAGCCGGGGTTGTCGGCGGAGTTGCAGCTGCAGCACGCGGTCTTGCCGCTGACGCCGGTGGACGCGATCGAAACCGATTCGACCGCGAGCGCGTACCTGGAAGCGTTGCTGATGGACCCGGCTTATCAGTTGAAGTGA
- the ompR gene encoding osmolarity response regulator transcription factor OmpR: MPTMETKNPSKILVVDDDPRLRDLLRRYLGEQGFNVYVAENAPSMNKLWVRERFDLLVLDLMLPGEDGLSICRRLRGSNDRTPIIMLTAKGEDVDRIVGLEMGADDYLPKPFNPRELVARIHAVLRRQSPSELPGAPSETTEVFEFGEFALNLATRTLTKAGQEIPLTTGEFSVLKVFARHPRQPLSREKLMELARGREYEVFDRSLDVQISRLRKLIEPDPGSPRFIQTVWGLGYVFIPDGAA, translated from the coding sequence ATGCCGACCATGGAAACTAAAAACCCTTCGAAAATCCTCGTCGTCGACGACGATCCGCGCCTGCGCGATCTGCTGCGCCGCTACCTCGGTGAACAGGGCTTTAATGTCTATGTTGCCGAGAACGCGCCGTCCATGAACAAGCTCTGGGTGCGTGAGCGCTTCGATCTGCTCGTGCTCGATCTGATGCTGCCCGGCGAGGACGGCCTGTCGATCTGCCGGCGCTTGCGCGGCAGTAACGACCGCACGCCGATCATCATGCTGACGGCCAAGGGTGAAGACGTCGATCGTATCGTGGGCCTCGAAATGGGCGCCGACGACTACCTGCCCAAGCCATTCAACCCGCGCGAACTGGTCGCGCGGATTCACGCGGTGTTGCGCCGCCAGTCGCCGTCCGAATTGCCGGGCGCGCCGTCGGAAACCACCGAGGTGTTCGAGTTCGGCGAGTTCGCGCTGAACCTCGCCACCCGCACGCTCACCAAGGCCGGCCAGGAAATCCCGCTGACCACGGGCGAGTTCTCCGTGCTGAAGGTGTTCGCGCGTCATCCGCGTCAGCCGTTGTCGCGTGAAAAGCTGATGGAGCTGGCGCGTGGCCGTGAATACGAAGTGTTCGACCGCAGCCTCGACGTGCAGATCTCGCGTCTGCGCAAGCTGATCGAGCCGGACCCCGGCAGCCCGCGTTTCATTCAGACCGTATGGGGTCTGGGTTACGTGTTCATCCCCGACGGTGCAGCCTGA
- a CDS encoding ATP-binding protein: MRIDRRLLTLAFGGLFWRTFLLIALLIAVSLAAWFQSFRVIEREPRAQRVALQLVAIVKLTRTALLYSDPDLRRALLQDLESNEGVRVYPRETTDKYKLQPDESLNRLIEHDIRGRLGDDTVIAQSVNDIPGVWISFKIDDDDYWVALDRDQLDNATGLQWAGWGVFALALSLFGAAFITSLVNRPFARLAMAARKVGSGQSPEPLPERGMGVAAETNRSFNQMVQDLEQLEADRALMLAGISHDLRTPLARLRLETEMSPSDQSTKDAMVDDIEQMDMIIGRFLDYARPVQRVPEPVDLSVIAGELAARMQSEDSMRLITRLAPSAVIEADETDMRRVVGNLLENARKYGLSDGDGIPHVILETRVSHSRVELSVVDEGPGIPEDQLALVTRPFYRVNSARTQANGTGLGMAIVQRLVGRYRGALRLRNRTPGPGLEVTIEFPLAKGA; the protein is encoded by the coding sequence ATGCGGATCGACCGGCGCCTCCTGACGCTCGCGTTCGGCGGCCTTTTCTGGCGGACCTTTCTGTTGATCGCACTGTTGATCGCAGTCAGTCTCGCCGCCTGGTTCCAGAGCTTCCGGGTGATCGAACGCGAGCCGCGCGCGCAGCGCGTGGCGTTGCAGCTCGTGGCGATCGTCAAGCTCACGCGCACCGCCCTCCTTTATTCCGATCCCGACCTGCGGCGCGCACTGCTGCAGGATCTGGAGAGCAATGAAGGGGTGCGGGTGTACCCGCGCGAAACCACCGACAAGTACAAGCTCCAGCCCGACGAGTCGCTAAACCGCCTGATCGAACACGACATTCGCGGCCGGCTCGGCGACGACACGGTCATCGCGCAGAGCGTGAACGACATTCCCGGCGTCTGGATCAGCTTCAAGATCGACGACGACGATTACTGGGTCGCCCTCGACCGCGATCAACTCGACAACGCCACCGGGCTGCAATGGGCCGGCTGGGGCGTGTTCGCGCTGGCGCTGTCGCTGTTCGGCGCGGCGTTTATCACGAGTCTGGTGAACCGGCCGTTCGCGCGCCTCGCCATGGCCGCGCGCAAGGTCGGCTCGGGCCAGTCGCCCGAACCGCTGCCCGAGCGCGGCATGGGTGTGGCCGCCGAAACCAATCGCAGTTTCAACCAGATGGTGCAGGACCTCGAACAGCTCGAGGCCGACCGCGCGCTGATGCTCGCAGGGATTTCGCACGATCTGCGCACCCCGCTCGCGCGGCTGCGGCTCGAAACCGAAATGAGCCCGTCCGATCAAAGCACCAAAGACGCGATGGTCGACGACATCGAGCAGATGGACATGATCATCGGCCGGTTCCTCGATTACGCGCGGCCCGTGCAACGTGTTCCGGAACCTGTCGACCTTTCCGTGATCGCAGGAGAACTGGCTGCGCGCATGCAGAGCGAAGACAGCATGCGGCTGATTACGCGGCTCGCGCCGTCGGCGGTGATCGAGGCCGATGAAACCGACATGCGGCGGGTGGTCGGTAATCTGCTGGAGAACGCTCGCAAGTATGGTTTGAGCGACGGCGACGGCATTCCGCACGTGATTCTGGAAACGCGGGTGTCGCACTCGCGGGTTGAACTGTCCGTGGTCGACGAAGGCCCCGGGATTCCGGAAGACCAGTTGGCGCTGGTCACACGGCCGTTCTATCGTGTGAACTCGGCGCGCACGCAGGCGAACGGCACGGGCCTCGGCATGGCCATCGTGCAGCGCCTCGTGGGCCGCTACCGCGGTGCGCTGCGATTGCGCAACCGCACGCCGGGCCCGGGTCTCGAGGTCACGATCGAGTTCCCGCTGGCCAAAGGCGCCTGA
- a CDS encoding peroxiredoxin produces MKTVGDKIEAFTIAAAKPGFNHHEENGVSAFEEITEQSFPGKWKIIYFYPKDFTFVCPTEIVEFGKLANDFEERDAVLLGGSVDNEFVKLAWRREHKDLDKLNHYAFGDVKGELIDQLGVRDKEAGVALRATFIVDPDNTIQHVSVNNLNVGRNPEEVLRILDGLQTDELCPCNRSVGGATL; encoded by the coding sequence ATGAAAACCGTTGGCGATAAAATCGAAGCGTTCACCATTGCCGCTGCCAAGCCAGGCTTCAACCATCACGAAGAAAACGGCGTCTCGGCGTTCGAAGAAATCACGGAGCAGTCGTTCCCGGGCAAGTGGAAAATCATTTATTTCTACCCGAAGGATTTCACCTTCGTATGCCCGACCGAAATCGTCGAGTTCGGCAAACTGGCCAACGACTTCGAGGAACGCGACGCCGTGCTGCTGGGCGGCAGTGTCGATAATGAATTCGTGAAGCTGGCCTGGCGTCGCGAGCATAAAGACCTGGACAAGCTGAATCACTACGCATTCGGCGACGTGAAAGGCGAGCTGATCGACCAGCTCGGCGTGCGCGACAAGGAAGCCGGCGTGGCACTGCGCGCGACTTTCATTGTCGATCCGGACAATACGATCCAGCACGTGTCGGTGAATAACCTGAACGTGGGCCGCAATCCGGAAGAAGTGCTGCGGATTCTCGACGGCCTGCAAACGGACGAACTCTGTCCGTGCAACCGCTCGGTCGGTGGCGCAACGCTGTAA
- a CDS encoding carboxymuconolactone decarboxylase family protein produces the protein MEFLSSIKARVPDYAKDIRLNLDGTIARSSLEGNDAVGVALAAAFAAKCTVIVDAIRNAGVLSPEETNGALTAAALMGMNNVWYPYVEMTGSADLKSQPAQLRMNAYASHGGVDKRRFEMYALAASIIGKCHFCVKSHFDTLVAEGMSSTQLRDVGRIAAVINATAQCIAAESK, from the coding sequence ATGGAATTCTTGTCTTCGATTAAGGCGCGCGTACCGGACTACGCCAAGGACATCCGGCTGAATCTGGACGGCACGATTGCGCGCTCATCGCTGGAAGGAAACGATGCGGTCGGCGTGGCATTGGCGGCGGCATTCGCCGCGAAGTGCACGGTGATCGTCGACGCGATTCGCAATGCGGGCGTGTTGTCGCCCGAAGAAACGAATGGCGCGCTCACGGCGGCCGCGTTGATGGGCATGAATAACGTCTGGTATCCGTACGTCGAGATGACGGGCAGCGCGGATTTGAAATCGCAGCCGGCGCAATTACGGATGAACGCTTATGCGTCGCATGGCGGCGTAGATAAACGACGCTTCGAGATGTATGCGCTGGCGGCGTCGATTATCGGCAAATGCCATTTTTGCGTGAAGTCGCACTTCGATACGCTAGTCGCCGAAGGCATGAGTTCCACGCAATTGCGCGATGTCGGCCGGATCGCGGCGGTGATTAATGCCACCGCGCAGTGTATTGCCGCCGAGAGTAAATAA
- the ispF gene encoding 2-C-methyl-D-erythritol 2,4-cyclodiphosphate synthase, protein MDFRIGQGYDVHALVPGRPLIIGGVTIPYERGLLGHSDADVLLHAITDAIFGAAAMGDIGRHFSDTDAKFAGADSRVLLRECFARVTAAGFSIANVDSSVVAQAPKLAPHIEGMRANIAADLGLPLERVNVKAKTNEKLGYLGRGEGIEAQAAVLLIKN, encoded by the coding sequence ATGGATTTCAGAATTGGCCAGGGGTATGACGTGCATGCGTTGGTGCCGGGACGGCCGTTGATTATCGGCGGCGTGACGATTCCTTATGAGCGCGGCTTGCTCGGGCATTCGGACGCCGACGTGCTGCTGCACGCGATCACCGACGCGATTTTCGGCGCCGCGGCAATGGGCGACATCGGCCGTCATTTCTCCGATACCGACGCGAAGTTCGCGGGCGCGGATAGCCGCGTTTTGCTGCGCGAGTGTTTTGCGCGCGTGACGGCGGCGGGGTTTTCGATCGCGAACGTGGACAGCAGCGTGGTTGCGCAGGCGCCGAAGCTCGCGCCGCATATTGAAGGCATGCGCGCGAATATCGCCGCCGATCTCGGCCTGCCGCTGGAGCGCGTCAATGTGAAGGCGAAGACCAATGAGAAGCTCGGTTACCTCGGGCGAGGCGAGGGTATCGAAGCGCAGGCCGCGGTGTTGTTGATCAAGAACTGA
- the ispD gene encoding 2-C-methyl-D-erythritol 4-phosphate cytidylyltransferase, with product MTSRLFALIPSAGTGSRSGAAMPKQYRTVAGRDMLHYSLAAFDACSEFAQTLLVIAPDDQHFDGRRFGRLRFAVRRCGGASRQASVLNGLQALAEFGAHDDDWVLVHDAARPGITPALIRALVGALKDDAVGGIMALPVADTLKRIDAASSDGRIAHTEARDGLWQAQTPQMFRIGMLRDAILRAQADGHDLTDEASAIEWLGHAPKLVQGSLRNFKVTYPEDFELAEAILSRVSAS from the coding sequence GTGACTTCCCGCCTATTTGCCCTGATTCCTTCCGCCGGCACCGGCAGCCGTTCCGGCGCCGCGATGCCCAAACAATATCGCACGGTAGCCGGGCGCGACATGCTGCATTACTCGCTGGCGGCCTTCGACGCCTGCAGCGAATTCGCCCAAACCCTGCTGGTGATCGCGCCCGACGACCAGCACTTCGACGGCCGCCGCTTCGGCAGGCTGCGCTTCGCGGTGCGCCGTTGCGGCGGCGCGTCGCGCCAGGCGTCGGTGCTGAACGGGCTGCAGGCGCTCGCCGAGTTCGGCGCGCACGACGACGATTGGGTGCTGGTGCACGACGCGGCCCGGCCCGGCATCACGCCCGCGCTGATCCGCGCGCTGGTCGGCGCGCTGAAAGATGACGCCGTGGGCGGCATCATGGCCTTGCCGGTGGCGGATACGCTGAAGCGGATCGACGCGGCGTCCAGCGACGGCCGTATCGCCCATACCGAAGCACGCGACGGTTTGTGGCAGGCGCAGACGCCGCAGATGTTCCGCATCGGCATGTTGCGCGACGCGATTCTGCGCGCGCAGGCCGACGGCCACGATTTGACCGACGAGGCGAGCGCGATCGAATGGCTGGGTCACGCGCCGAAGCTGGTGCAAGGCAGCCTGCGCAACTTCAAGGTGACGTATCCGGAAGATTTCGAGCTGGCCGAGGCGATTCTGAGCCGGGTGTCGGCTTCGTGA